The DNA region GTCCCCCAAGCCCGGCAAAGCCCAGGAGCGCAGCGTGTACGACTTCAAGGTCGAGACCATCGATGGAAAGCAGCAGGACCTGAGCGCCTACAAGGGCCAGGCGCTGCTCGTGGTGAACACCGCGAGCGAGTGCGGCTACACGCCCCAGTACAAGGGGCTGGAGGAGCTGTACCGCGCGTACAAGGCGCGCGGCTTCACGGTGCTCGCCTTCCCGGCGAACAACTTCGGCGGCCAGGAGCCCGGCAGCAACGCGGAGATCAAGCGCTTCTGCGAGCTGAAGTACCGCACCACCTTCCCGCTCTTCGGCAAGGTGAGCGTGAAGGGGCAGGACATCCACCCGCTCTTCCAGCACCTCACCCAGCAGCCGGGCCTGGAGGGGGACATCCGCTGGAACTTCAGCAAGTTCCTCATCGACCCGAGCGGCAAGCTGGTGGCGCGCTTCGACTCGAAGGTGGAGCCGATGTCGCCCGAGCTGCGGCAGAAGCTCGAGGCCACCCTGCCCTAGGGAGAGCGCGCGCGCCCATGGCCTCCGTCCAGCTGAGCGTCTACCGCACCATCGGCGAGGCCCACCTCGCCGCGGGGCTCCTGAGCGAGGCGGGCCTGCACGTGGAGGTGCGCCACGACGCGGTGGCCCACCTCGCCGGGCAGCTGCCCAGCCACGAGACGTGGGTGGAGCTGTGGGTGCCCGCGGCGCAGCTGGAGGAGGCGCGCGCGCTGCTCGCCCAGGTGGCCGAGCGCGCCGAGGCGGCGCACCTGCACGTGCCCTGCCCCGCCTGCCGCGAGGACAACCCGGGCAGCTTCGAGGTGTGCTGGGCCTGCGGCGCGCACCTGCCCGAGCAGCGCCGGCCCCGGCTGCGCGCAGTGTGAGCCCGAGCGTGGCCGCCCCGCCTCCTGCCCCGCAGCAGCCGTCACCGGAGAGCCCTCCAGCGCCTCCCCGGCGCCCGCCGCGCCGGGGCCTGCTGGGGCGCTGGGACCGGCTGGAGCACAGCCTCCAGGTGCTGGTGCTGGTGTGCCTCGGGGCCTTCGCCATCCACCTGGTGCCCCTGTTCCTGCCGCGCAACACGGCGGAGCAGGAGCTGGAGATTGCGCGCGTGACGCGCGACCCGGCCGAGCGGGTGCGGCTGCTCAAGCCCCTGCGCACCAAGAAGAGCGCGAGCGCGGAGCAGCTGCGCGAGGCGGCGGAGCTGGTGCTGCCGGGCTCGAGCGGCGAGGCGCGCGCGCTGGTGGACGAGGCGGCGCGCCGCGAGCCGGACGCGCTGGAGACGCAGCTCTTGCTCGCGCGCGTGTGCGACGCGGACCACGCGGAGCGCTGCATGCAGGGGGCGCTCGCGCGCGCGGAGCAGCTCGCGCCGGGAGACCCGCGCCCCTACCTGCTGCGCGCGAACCGCGCCGAGCACGACGGGCAGCTGGAGGTGGCGGTGGACGCGCTCGCCGAGGCCTCGGCGCGCGCGCCCGGGGATGCGCGGGTGCGGCTGCGCTACGGGCGGCTGCTGAGCGACGTGGGCCGGGTGAAGGAGGCGGAGCGGGTGCTCGCGGGGCTCGAGGGCCAGCTGCCCGCCCCGCAGCTGCTGGTGGAGCTGGGGCAGGTGCGCGCGCGCCAGGGCCGCCACGAGGACGCGCGCGCCCTCTTCCAGCGCGCGCTGGGCGAGGACCCGAAGCTCGCGGCGGCGCACTACCAGCTGGGGCGCTCGCTCTACGCGCTGGGGGACGTGTACCGCGCGGAGCAGGAGCTGCGCGAGGCGGACCGGCTGGACCTGGGGGACTCGCGCGCGCTGGTGGCGCTGTGCGCGATGCAGCTGGAGCGCGGCGCGCGCGACGAGGCGCGCATCACCCGCATGGACCTGGACCGGCGCTTTCCCGAGGAGCAGGAGCGCATCCGCGAGAGCTGCGCCCCCAACGGGCCCTGAGGCTACTCCTCCTCCCCGCGCACCTGGCGCAAGAGCCGCGCCGCCACCTTCACCTCCGCGTCCACCGAGCCGTCGGCGAACTCGGTGCGCACCACCGCCTTGAGGAAGGGGTAGGCCTCGTCGGCGCGCTCGGCGTCCACGAGGAAGGTGCCCAGGGCGAGGCGCGCGCGGGTGAGGGCGCGCAGATCCTCCTCGGCGACGGCGGCGTCGATCGCGTCCGAGAGCGCGCTCTCGGCGAGCTCGGGGCGGCCCCGCGCGGAGAGCTCCGCGGCGCGCGCGAGGTGCTGGGCGGACGTGAGGGCCATGGGGCACTTCTCCTGGGCGGGGGGCCGCGCTAAGCGTGCGGCCCATCATGGCGCCCGCTCCCCCCGACACGCACGCCCCCGCCGACGACGCCCGCCTCACCGAGCTGGAGATCCGCTTCACCCAGCAGCAAGAGCTGCTGCAGGAGCTCAGCGAGGTGCTCTACGCCCAGCAGCGCGAGCTGGACGCGCTGCGGCTGGAGGTGGGTGCCCTGAAGAAGAAGCTCGAGGGCGACCCGGGCCTGGTGGACGCGCGCCAGCAGGAGCGCCCGCCGCACTACTAGCTAGATGCGGTAGGCGAGCCGCAGGCCGAGCACCGGCGCGGGGTCCAGGTAGCCCGCCTCGATGCCGAAGGAGAGCGCGCCGCTCTGCAGGCCGAAGCCGAAGGCGGCGTGGCCGCGCACGTGCTCGTCGCTGTCGAAGAAGATGTGCGGGCCGCCCATCGCCTCCACGTAGGCGCGCGAGAAGTTGAGGCGCAGCACGAGGTCCAGCGGCACCGCCACGTCGTCCGGCCCCGTGGCGAGCGCGACGCCGAAGCGCCCGCCCACCGAGAGGGGCCCGGCGAGCCGGGTGTCCACGCCTACCAGGAGCGAGAAGAGGCCGCCGTGGTCCTCGAACCAGGCGTCCGCGCCCAGGCCGAGGCGGACGTTCGTGCCGCCGCCCCCGCCCCCGCTGCTGCTGCTGTGGCGCCCGCGCGCCTCGGCGGCGTGGGGGGCGAGCAGCAGGGTGAGGGCCAGGGCGAGCGGCGCGGCGAGGCGCGAGGGGGTGAGCGTCATGCGGTGCAGGCCTCCAGAGGGGCAAAGGGTGTCTCGTCCGGAAGTGACCACGCTCGCATGTACGTGTGCCAGCACACCGAGCGGCATTCGTGCCTGCACGCCCCCAGTGGAGCTGCAGGAGTTTCGCCTCGCCGCACGGCCGCGCGCGCAGGCGGCAAAGCTGCACCGTCACTGCAGCGTGCGGGGCCGGGGCCCTCCGCGCTAAGAGAGCGCGCCATGAAGGCCGTTCGCTATCACGCCGTGGGAGGCCCCGAGGTGCTGCGGGCCGGGGACGTGCCGCAGGTGGAGCCGGGCGCGGGCGAGGTGCGCGTGCGGGTGCACGTGGCGGGGGTGAACTTCGCGGACACGGAGCGGCGGCGCGGGCTGTACGACGCGGCGGTGCCCCTGCCCCGCATCCTGGGCAGCGAGGCGGCCGGGGTGGTGGACGCGGTGGGCCCGGGCGTGGACGCGGGCTGGGTGGGCGCGCACGTGGTGGCGTGGACGCAGCGGTGCTACGCGGAGTGGACGCTCGCGCCGCTGGGGCGGGTGTGGCGCGTGCCCGAGGGCGTGTCCTTCGCGCAGGCGGCGGCGCTGCCGGTGCAGGGGCTCACCGCATGGCACCTGCTGCACACGGTGGGGCGGGTGCAGGCGGGCGAGGCGGTGCTGGTGCACGCGGCGGCGGGCGGCGTGGGCACGCTGCTGGTGCAGCTGGCGCGGGCGGCCGGCGCGCGGGTGCTCGCGGTGGTGGGCAGCGCGCAGAAGGCCGCGCTCGCCGAGCGCCTCGGCGCGAGCGCGGTCGCGCGCTCGGACACACCGGACGCCGAGTTGGGTGAGTGGGCGCGCGCCCAGACGCAGGGGCGCGGCGTGGAGCTCGCGCTGGACGCGGTGGGGCAGGCCACGTGGGGGGAGAGCCTGCACGCGCTCGCGCCCTTCGGCCGCGCCGTCTACTACGGCAGCGCGAGTGGCGTGCCCCCGCCGGTGGACCTGGATGCGCAGCTCTTCGAGCGCTCGCTCAGCGTGAGCGCGTACTGGCTCGCGACGCCCCACCCCGAGGGCGCGCACGCGCGCGCGATGGAGGACCTGCTCGCGCAGGTGGCCGCGGGCGCGCTGAGGCCGGTGCTCGGCCTGACGCTGCCGCTGGACGAGGCCGCCGAGGCGCACCGCCAGCTCGAGGGGCGCGCGACGGTGGGCAAGGTGCTGCTCCAGGTTCGCAGCGGGGAGTACTGATTCCGCGCGGGAGAGGTGGCTCGGTGACGAGCCACGCGGGTGCCGCTGTCGGCTCGTGAGGACGCGGAGGTGGCCGGACAGCGATCTTCCTCGCCGAGTGCGCGAGGGCGCCGGCCTGCGCGGCGCTCCGGGGTGACTCAGACGCAGCGCTCGTCCGAGGGGCCCGAGTGCCCGTCCGACGCGCGCTGTTCCTGCATCGAAGCGGCGCGGTCAGCGCCAGGACGCGAAGCCAGGAGCCCAGCCGGACCCGGGGGAATGAAGCTTCATTCCAGGCGCCAGGGTGTGGAAGAGGCTCCCCCCACTCGGCGACCCAGGCCGGGGTGGAATGACGGTTCCTTCCAGCCCCACGCGCGGCCCAGGGGCGGCGGACGCACCAAGCTGCCTGGAATGAAGCTTCATTCCAGCTCCGAAAGCGGCCGTGGGGCGGCGCGGGCCAGTGGATGGGTGGAATGAAGCTTCATTCCAGGGTCCGACCGGGGGCTTCCCGGGGTTGCACCTCTGTCCGCGGCGCTCGCAGGCATTCGGCGAGCGCGCGGCTTTGGTACGCGGCTGGCTTCCGAGCTCACGCCTCAGGGTCGAGCGGCCGACCCGAACGGAGCTTCATTCTGGCGCCGATTCCGCGGGAGCGCCGTACGCCCCGGACCACGGTGCTCGGAGCGAGAAGGAAGTCCCGAGGTCTGCCCACAGCAGCGCGCACGACTGCGCCGATACCCCTCTCCTCTCGCGCTTCCCCGGAGCGTCTCGCAGGCCGGCGCCCTCGCGCGCTCGGCGAACGCGCCAGGAGCCCGTCCCGTCCGGACCTTCCATCGAGCCGGGTACGCGCTCGGCGAAGGCCCCCGCGCGCCACGTCGACCGAACGTGCCGACGTGCAGTGGAGGGGCCGTCTCCTACGCCACGATCACGGTGACGCCGTTCGCATCGCTCGTGGTGGGGTAGGCGCGCAGCGAGGTGGTGGCGGGGCCGGAGCGGGGCACCACGGCGCCGTCGGGCTGGAACTCCGAGCCGTGGCGCGGGCAGATGAGCAGCCCATCCGCGGCGCTCCACGCAACGGTGGCGCCCTGGTGCGGGCAGATGCCGTCGGTGGCCTGGAAGCGGCCGTCGCCGAGCGCAAAGACGAAGAGCCGGTGGCCGAGCCCCTCGGGCACGCCGTAGTAGAGGCCGCCCGCGGTGGCGAGCTGCGGGAACTGCGCGAAGGGGAAGGTGATGCGGCCGTCCACCACCGGGGGCGTGGTGGCGTCGCCCGCGGCGAAGCGGATGCTGAGCACGCCGGTGGCCGGGTCGTAGCTGCTCGCGTAGGTGTCCAGCGGCGCCACGGCGGGCGGATTCGTGGGCACGCCGTCGTTGCCGAAGCGCGCGCCGTGACAGGGGCAGGCGATCTCCCCCGCGTCCACGCCCAGCGGACAGCCCTGGTGCGTGCACTGCGCGCCGAGCACGACGTACTGGTCCCCCTGCGGGTGCACCACGAGGTACTCCGAGCCGTCGTCGAGCTGCAGGGTGATGCCGCCCCCCTCGCGCGCGAGGTCCGGGTAGCTCGAGACCTGCAGCTCCACGCGCTTGTTGGCCGAGGTCGCCTTGACCAGGGGCGCGGGGCGGATGTCCGGCGCACAGGCGGGCAGCACGGCGGCGGCGCCCGCGGCTCCGGCGAGCCCCGCGAGGAAGCGGCGGCGCGAGCAGCTCACGCACCCTCCTGCGCGAGCTTCACCGCGAGGTCGAGCACCAGCGCGTCCTGCACCTTCACCATCAGGAGCGAGGGGCGCTCGATCTGGAAGGCCTCGAGGCTGATCTCGAAGCGCCCGGTGGCGTCCGCCTTCGCGGGGCTCTGGAAAGTGACCTGCAGCGGCACCTCCACGGGCCGGGTGACGCCGTGGAAGGTGAGGCGGCCCTTCACGGTGACGGGCAGCGTGGCGGGCAGCTTCGCCGGCACGCGCACGGCGCCCGCCACGCCCTTGAAGTCGATGAGCGGGAAGCGGCTCGCGTCGGTGGCCTCCTTCATGTGCGCGTCCCGGTTCGCGTTGCCCGAGTCGAAGTCCTCGACGCGCGCGCGCACCGCGACCTGCAGGGTGCCGTCCGGCAGCAGGCGCGCCTTGCCCTCGAGGCGCTTCGCGGTGCCCTTCACCTCGTGCAGCTTGTGGATGAGCGTGTACGTGAGCGCGCTGCCGTCCTGCACGCCGTAGGTGCGCGGCGCGCCGCCCTCGGCGAGCGCGGCGACGGACAGGAGCAGGGCGCAGAGGGCGGAGAGTGAGCGCATGTTCGGAGCGACCTAGAGGAAGAGGGTGAACACGCCCGCGGTGGTGAACCCGAGCGTGGCGTAGCCGACCACCTGGTGCGCGGTGGCGAAGCGCACCTGGGAGACCTGCCCCTGCTGGGCGGAGCTCGCGGTGATGAGGCCGAGCACCACCTGGGTGACCATGCCGGCGGCCGCGAGCGACATGAACACCTTGTGCATGAGCACCGTGTCGAAGCGCAGCGGCTTCGGGTAGGGCTCGGGGGCGAGGATGCCCATCAGCGCCACGGTGCCGAAGAGGGCGGTGGTGCCCACGGCGAGCCCGCGGTGCAGGGTCTTCCAGGTGCCGTCGTCGCCGCCGCCGCGGTAGATGTCGTTGAAGTTGAGCTGGCCCACCAGCGTGGTGGCCACGAGCCCGCCGGCCATGCCCAGCCCCAGCCCCTGGTGCAGCGAGAGCATGGTGCGCCGGCGCGACACGGCGCGCTCGAGCTCGAGGTCCGGCGCGGCCGCCTTCGCCTCGGGCTCGAGCAGCTCGAAGTCCAGCGAGGGGTCCGCCGGGGCCTGCTGCGCGGGCGAGGCCTCGGGCGGGGCGCGCGGCGCATCACTCGGCGGGGGAGCGGCGGGGGTCTCCGGCTGCGCGGGCGCCTCCGGCGGCGCGGCGGCGGCGGGCTTCTTCTGCGCGCGCTTCTTCTTCGAAGAGCCCTGCGAAGAGGACTGCGCGTGCTTCGGGGGGGTGCTCGTGCCCAGCGCCTGCGCGGGCAGGGCGGCGGCGAGCAGCAGCGCGGAGGCCGCGACGACAGCGAGCTTCATCTCTCCCTCGGGGCTGCAGCGCGGCCAGAGAGCCGGAGGGCGGCTCCACGCGCGCAGCGACGAGGCCGGAGTCTAGCCACAAACACTGCGGGCCCGCGCGCACGTCCGTCCCGCGTGCACGCTGCGCAGGCGGGGCGGACGCGGCAGCACCGATGTGGGCGTGCGCGCTACGCGGGCGCGCTCGCGGGGGCCTCGCTGCGCGGGGCGTTGTTCTGCGCGAGCTCCTGGCCCAGCGCGTGCGGATCGAAGTAGGCGAAGAAGCGGCTGACCCGGTCGCCGTCCCACTCGAGGATGCTCACGCCCTCGTAGGCCACGGCCGCGCCGTTGTGCGCCGTGCCCTGCGTCTCCCACTCGAGTGCCGTGCGGTCGCCCGAGTCGATGACGTTGCGGAAGGTGGAGCGCACCTGCTTCAGCGTCGCCTTGTACTCCGTCCAGAAGGCGCGCGCGCCCTCGCGCCCGCTGAAGACGCGGGGGCTGGCGAGGTTGCTCACCTGCGCGTCGTCGGCGAAGAGCGCGAGGAGGCCGTCCACGTCGCCCTTCTCCTCCAGCCTCCCCAGTGCATCCATGAACCGCTGAGCTCGCTCCATCGACATGTGTGCGTCCCTTCCTTCGGCCGCCGCCACGCCCGCGTCGGCGCGCGGGGGTAGGGGCCCTCGTGGGTGTGCGGATCAAGGTGCGCACGGGGCCTGTCCGCGGGCGCACACCTTGGACACGCTCGCCCGCATGGCTCCAGGCCCAGCACCCGCGGCGGCCACCGGGCGCACAGCCGCCCGGACGCCCCTCCGCTCACCCCTCCTGCGCGGCGTCGGCGCGGCGCTGCGCCCGCGCCCGCGCGTAGTGCTCGCGCAGCGGGCGCTTGCGCGCGATGCGCCCGAGCGGCGGGGCGGGCGGCTCCACGGTGATGCTGCACTCGTTCACCCACGCGTAGAGCGCGGCGGTGCGCCGCAGCAGCGCGTCGTCCTCGTGCTGCAGCGCCTCCATGCCGGCGTGCAGCGCGTACTGGCGGCGCACCAGCGCGAGCGCGGGGGCGAAGGAGGGGTGCGAGAACCGGCGCTCGAGCTCGGCGAGCACCTGCGCGTCCGTGCGCGCCAGCAGCGCGGGCAGCTCCGCCTCGTCGAGGCCGCACAGCCCCAGCCCTGCCTCGAAGGCGTGCAGGTTGAAGGCGAGCAGGTGGCCGCTCGCGCAGTACGCGCAGCCGTTCCACAGGCTCGCGCCCGCCGCGAGCAGGTGCGCATCCCGCTCGCCCCAGCGCGCCACCATCTGCTCCCACACCCGCGCGCTCTCGCGCACCCACTGCAGGAAGCCGCGCGGCCCGAAGCTGCGCAGCGCCTCCTCCAGGAAGTCCACCTCGTAGCCCTCCGTCAGCCGCGCGAGCTTGCGCATCGCGAGCAGCAGCGCGCGGCCCACCGGCCCCACCCGCCCGCCCGCGCTCACCGCCCCGCCCCCAGCGCCGCGCGCGCCGCGCCCACGCGCGTGCCCTGCGCGGCGAGCCACGCGCGCGCCTGCCGCTCGCTCGGCACCGCGAGGCCCTGCGGGTCCCCGCCCGCGTGCATCGCCCGCAGCGCGAGCCCGCGCCCCCAGGGCCGCCCGTCCACGTACGCCGTGCGCCAGCCGCCCTGCGCGAGCCGCCGGTGCAGCGCCTCCCAGCGCGCGAGCGCCTCGGGGCCCGCGGCCGTGACCGCCTCCGTCCGCAGCAGGAGCCGGCGCGGCCCACCGGCCGCCTCCGCCCGCGGCAACAGCGCCTCCAGCGCCTGCAGCCCCTCGGGCTCCAGCACCCCGTGCAGCGCCCCCTCCACCGTGCTCTGGGGCGGCGCGCTCAGCGTGAAGCCCCGCCCTTGCGTCACCGTCACCGCGCGTCTCCAGCCAGGGGAAAAAAGTGCAGCACCCCTCCCTACCACGGGTGGGGGCGGGCGGCGCCTTGTCGCCCGGAGGCCTTCGTGGTTTGCAGCGCCTGCGATGCCTGGCCGCTTCCCATCGTCCCGCCCATCGACCCTCAGGGCCCGCGCCGCGCGCGCCGCGGACGCGGAGGCGATCGCGCGCATCTACAGCGAGGGCATCGCCGAGCGGCGCAGCACCTTCGAGACCCGCCCGCGCACGGCCGCGGACGTGCAGGCCTGGCTCGGCGGGCGCCACCCGGTGGTGGTGGTGGAGCGCGCCGAGACCGAGGCAGACGCGCAGGTCGTCGCCTTCGCCTCGAGCGCGCCCTACAGCCCGCGCGCCTGCTACGCGGGGGTGGCGGACTTCAGCGTGTACGTGGACTCGCAGGCGCGGGGGCAGGGCGCGGGGCGGCTCGCGGTGGAGGCGCTGGTGGCCGCCGCCACTGCCGCCGGCTTCCACAAGCTCACCAGCCGCGTCTTCGCCACCAACGCGGTGAGCCGGCGCATGCTCGCGGGCCTGGGCTTTCGCGAGGTGGGGGTGCACCTGAAGCACGCCCCGCTCGACGGGGTCTGGCACGACGTGGTCACGGTGGAGCGGCTGCTGCCGGAGAACCTGCGCTAGCGGGCAGGGAGGCGGCTTTCCCCCGCCCCAAGCCGGGCTGATGGTGGCGCCCCGCGCGCGCCTTGCCCCCCGCGCCCCCTTCCGTTAGCAGTGGCGTCCATGTCCACCCCCGCCCCCGCCTCTCCCGCCCTGCCCCGGCGCGCCTCGAGCCCGCTGCTCTGGGGCGTGCTCGGCGCGCTGCTCGCCGGCGTGCTGCTCGCGGGCGCCTGGGTGGCGCTGCGCCCGGCGCCCGAGCCGCTGCCGGACCTGGGCGCGCTGCCCGCCTTCACCTTCACCCGCCAGGACGGGCGCCCCTTCGGGCTGCAGCAGCTGCAGGGCCACCCCTTCGTGGCGAACTTCATCTTCACCCGCTGCCCCACGGTGTGTCCGCTCTTCAGCAAGAAGATGGCGGCGCTGCAGGGGCGCACGAAGGACGTGGGCGCGAGGCTCGCGCTCGTCTCCTTCTCGGTGGACCCGAAGTACGACACCCCCGAGCGCCTCTCCGCCTACGCGCACAAGTACGGCGCGGACGAGGCGCGCTGGAGCTTCCTCACCGGCGACTACGAGCAGCTCAAGGGCACCATCGTCGGCGGCTTCAAGATCTCCATGGGCCGCGAGAACCTGGACGACGCGGACGTGATGGGCATCTTCCACGGCACCCACTTCGTGCTGGTGGACGGCCGGGGCCACGTGCGCGGCTACTACGACAGCAACGACGCCGAGGCCACCGAGCGCCTGGTACAGGACGCCGAGCGCCTCGCGCGCGAGGGCTGAGGGCGCCTCGGGGCCTGCGCTTCGGGGTCTGCACTTCGGGGTCTACAAAGACCCGCGCTGCGCACGCGCCGTGCCAACGCAGACCCTGTAGGCCTTGCCGACCGGCCACCCTGTCCCAACCTTCAGCCTGTCATCAGCCGGGCTGCGGGGAGTGCGCGAATGGGCGGGCAGGAACTCGAGGCGGGGGCGGAGCGCGGCGCGGCAGCGGCGAGCGGGCGGGGCGCGCGTCGCCTCGGCGTCTGGACGCGCTTCTTCCTCTACGGGCTCCTCGGCTGGTGCGTGGAGTGCTTCTTCACCTCGGTGATCGACCTGGCGTCGGGTGCCGGGGACCTGCGCCTCAAGGGCTACAGCTACCTGTGGATGCACCCCATCTGGGGCGCCGGCATCCTCGCGAGCGAGCGGCTGTGCCCGGCGCTGCGGCGCGCGGGCCTCGGGCGCTTCGCGCGGGTGCTCGTGTACATGGTGCTGTGCTTCGCGGTGGAGTACGCGAGCGGCGCGGCGCTGGTGGCGCTCATCGGCCGCTGCCCCTGGGACTACTCCGGGAGCATCTGGAGCGTGAACGGGCTCATCCGCCTGGACTACGCGCCCTTCTGGGCGCTGTGCGGCTACCTCGGTGAGCCCCTGTGCAGCCTCATGCGCCGCGTGCGCCTGAGCGCGCCGGTGCGCCCCCTGCGTCCGGGGCGCGCGATCCGCTCGCCCCGCCGCCGTCTCGCGCCGCCCGTGAAGCTCTCCCCCGCGCCCTGAGCTGCGGCGCGCGCGGCGGCTTCCCGCCCCCGCGCTCATGACTACCTTTGGCGCACCTCCCCTCCACCCCATTCCGGAGCGAGGGGGACCGAGCGCAACGAGGAGCACCCGACGATGGCGAAGCGTGGATTGATGGACAAGGTGAAGCAGGCGGTGGTGAAGGCAGGCACGCCGGTGGCGCGCACGCTCGCCAAGGGCACCGTGGCCGCGGTGAACACCGTGGACGCCCTGAGCGAGAAGCTTCCCGGCAACAAGAAGAAGGCCGTCACCCGCGCGACCTCCGCCGTGAAGAGCGCCGCCGAGAGCACGATGCGCGCGACGAAGTCCGCCGGCGCCGAGGCCCCGGCGGCGAAGGCGGCTGCGCCCAAGGCCCCGAAGGCGGCCGCGAGCGCGTCTCCCAACGCCACCGAAGGCGCCGCGCCCCCGCCCAGCGAGGCGCGCCGCGTGACGGCGAAGCGCTCGGCCGGCCCGCGCACCGTCTCCACCGCGAGCGAGGCCACCGCCGCGCGCGAGATGGGCACCGCGCCGCCGCCCTCCGAGGCCGCCCGCGTGACGCCCGCCGCGCGCACCGTCTCGCGCAAGAGCGAGGACACCAGCGCCGCCGCCGCCCTGCCCGCGCGCGACGCCGGCCGCAAGACCATGCCCGCCGCCGCCGCGAAGCGCGCGACGAAGAGCGCGAAGCCCGCCGCGAAGAAGACCGGCTTCAAGGCCAAGCGCGGCCAGAAGCACAACCACCACCGATAGCCGGCGCGCGCGCCCTCGGCGCTCGGGGGCGCGCGAAGTCGACCCACACCACCGCCCGCCCGCGACGGCGCCCGCTGCACGCGAGCGCACGGCGCCGTCCTTCGAGACGCCCGGCGAGGGGCGCGCGAAGCCGCGCCTCCAGACCGCCCGCGATTGCGTGAGGCCGCGGCCCCTCCTCCTCACGAAGGTGGAGGGAGGGCTCGGCCGCTACTTGCGCGCCGGCGTCCCCGCCGAGCGCGCCGCGCCGCCCGCGCTGCGCACCGCGGCCTTCGCGGACGCCGCCGGGTGCGCGAGCACCTTGCGCCCCGCGGCCTTGCCCGTGCGCGAGGCGGCCTGCGGCGCAGGCGCCGAGGCCTTGAGCTTCGCGGCGCGCGCCGCCCGCTCGGCGGCGGCCTGGGCGCGGCGCTTCTTGAGCGCATCGCGCAGGCCCTCGGTGTTCATGTCCACCAGCGCCTGGTGCAGGCGGTAGTGCAGGTCCTCGCGCAGCGTGCCGCGGGTGCGCGCCTGGTCCGGGGAGCCCGCGAGCCCCACCACCACCTTGGGCCGCTCCTCCTGCAGCTGCAGGCAGCGCAGCAGCTGCGCCTGGGCGACGGGCGCGAGCTTGCCCACGTCCGGGATGAACACCACGCCGCGCGGCGCCTTGAGCGCCTGGGCGAGCTCGGCCGCGGTGCGCGCCTCCACCAGGGGGCCCTCCGCCGCGAAGTGCTCCGCCGCTTCCTGCGCCCACGCCCGCCGCTCGTCCTCGGTGCCGCCCGAGAGCAAGAGCGAGGCGCGGTTGGTGACGAGCTCCTCCTCGCGATAACCCCGTCCTGTCACAACCAGACCTTTCTGTGTGTCCAGCGGAAAAGAGTGCGCCCAACTCTATCCGCCCACACGCCCCCCGTCGAATCGGCAGGGGCCCCGGAGGCCGATTTTTCGCCCATTTGCCGCTTTCAGGGCGCCGGGTGGCCGTCCGTGCTGGTGTGGTCCTCGTCCTCCCCCACCCCGCCGTGGCGACCGTCCGCCCCCAGGGTGGAGAGGATGACGCGCTCGCCGTTGCTCAGGTACTCGTAGGGCCGGCCCCAGGGGTCCAGCGGGGGCTCGGGGAGGTACTTCGGGGCGAGGAAGGACAGGTCCCCCTCCTCCGGCAGCGCGTGCCCGTCCCGCCGGTACGCGTCCAGCGCCGCCTGGATGCGCGCGAAGTCCGCGTGCACCTGCGCCTGGCTCGGCGA from Aggregicoccus sp. 17bor-14 includes:
- a CDS encoding glutathione peroxidase, producing MYDFKVETIDGKQQDLSAYKGQALLVVNTASECGYTPQYKGLEELYRAYKARGFTVLAFPANNFGGQEPGSNAEIKRFCELKYRTTFPLFGKVSVKGQDIHPLFQHLTQQPGLEGDIRWNFSKFLIDPSGKLVARFDSKVEPMSPELRQKLEATLP
- a CDS encoding SCO family protein, yielding MSTPAPASPALPRRASSPLLWGVLGALLAGVLLAGAWVALRPAPEPLPDLGALPAFTFTRQDGRPFGLQQLQGHPFVANFIFTRCPTVCPLFSKKMAALQGRTKDVGARLALVSFSVDPKYDTPERLSAYAHKYGADEARWSFLTGDYEQLKGTIVGGFKISMGRENLDDADVMGIFHGTHFVLVDGRGHVRGYYDSNDAEATERLVQDAERLAREG
- a CDS encoding Rieske (2Fe-2S) protein, encoding MSCSRRRFLAGLAGAAGAAAVLPACAPDIRPAPLVKATSANKRVELQVSSYPDLAREGGGITLQLDDGSEYLVVHPQGDQYVVLGAQCTHQGCPLGVDAGEIACPCHGARFGNDGVPTNPPAVAPLDTYASSYDPATGVLSIRFAAGDATTPPVVDGRITFPFAQFPQLATAGGLYYGVPEGLGHRLFVFALGDGRFQATDGICPHQGATVAWSAADGLLICPRHGSEFQPDGAVVPRSGPATTSLRAYPTTSDANGVTVIVA
- a CDS encoding Fis family transcriptional regulator encodes the protein MTGRGYREEELVTNRASLLLSGGTEDERRAWAQEAAEHFAAEGPLVEARTAAELAQALKAPRGVVFIPDVGKLAPVAQAQLLRCLQLQEERPKVVVGLAGSPDQARTRGTLREDLHYRLHQALVDMNTEGLRDALKKRRAQAAAERAARAAKLKASAPAPQAASRTGKAAGRKVLAHPAASAKAAVRSAGGAARSAGTPARK
- a CDS encoding nuclear transport factor 2 family protein, which produces MSMERAQRFMDALGRLEEKGDVDGLLALFADDAQVSNLASPRVFSGREGARAFWTEYKATLKQVRSTFRNVIDSGDRTALEWETQGTAHNGAAVAYEGVSILEWDGDRVSRFFAYFDPHALGQELAQNNAPRSEAPASAPA
- a CDS encoding DUF2007 domain-containing protein, with protein sequence MASVQLSVYRTIGEAHLAAGLLSEAGLHVEVRHDAVAHLAGQLPSHETWVELWVPAAQLEEARALLAQVAERAEAAHLHVPCPACREDNPGSFEVCWACGAHLPEQRRPRLRAV
- a CDS encoding tetratricopeptide repeat protein; this translates as MAAPPPAPQQPSPESPPAPPRRPPRRGLLGRWDRLEHSLQVLVLVCLGAFAIHLVPLFLPRNTAEQELEIARVTRDPAERVRLLKPLRTKKSASAEQLREAAELVLPGSSGEARALVDEAARREPDALETQLLLARVCDADHAERCMQGALARAEQLAPGDPRPYLLRANRAEHDGQLEVAVDALAEASARAPGDARVRLRYGRLLSDVGRVKEAERVLAGLEGQLPAPQLLVELGQVRARQGRHEDARALFQRALGEDPKLAAAHYQLGRSLYALGDVYRAEQELREADRLDLGDSRALVALCAMQLERGARDEARITRMDLDRRFPEEQERIRESCAPNGP
- a CDS encoding SlyX family protein produces the protein MAPAPPDTHAPADDARLTELEIRFTQQQELLQELSEVLYAQQRELDALRLEVGALKKKLEGDPGLVDARQQERPPHY
- a CDS encoding arsinothricin resistance N-acetyltransferase ArsN1 family A gives rise to the protein MPGRFPSSRPSTLRARAARAADAEAIARIYSEGIAERRSTFETRPRTAADVQAWLGGRHPVVVVERAETEADAQVVAFASSAPYSPRACYAGVADFSVYVDSQARGQGAGRLAVEALVAAATAAGFHKLTSRVFATNAVSRRMLAGLGFREVGVHLKHAPLDGVWHDVVTVERLLPENLR
- a CDS encoding zinc-binding dehydrogenase, whose translation is MKAVRYHAVGGPEVLRAGDVPQVEPGAGEVRVRVHVAGVNFADTERRRGLYDAAVPLPRILGSEAAGVVDAVGPGVDAGWVGAHVVAWTQRCYAEWTLAPLGRVWRVPEGVSFAQAAALPVQGLTAWHLLHTVGRVQAGEAVLVHAAAGGVGTLLVQLARAAGARVLAVVGSAQKAALAERLGASAVARSDTPDAELGEWARAQTQGRGVELALDAVGQATWGESLHALAPFGRAVYYGSASGVPPPVDLDAQLFERSLSVSAYWLATPHPEGAHARAMEDLLAQVAAGALRPVLGLTLPLDEAAEAHRQLEGRATVGKVLLQVRSGEY
- a CDS encoding YceI family protein, whose amino-acid sequence is MRSLSALCALLLSVAALAEGGAPRTYGVQDGSALTYTLIHKLHEVKGTAKRLEGKARLLPDGTLQVAVRARVEDFDSGNANRDAHMKEATDASRFPLIDFKGVAGAVRVPAKLPATLPVTVKGRLTFHGVTRPVEVPLQVTFQSPAKADATGRFEISLEAFQIERPSLLMVKVQDALVLDLAVKLAQEGA